A DNA window from Hydrogenophaga taeniospiralis contains the following coding sequences:
- the ompA gene encoding outer membrane protein OmpA — protein MNKLNKVAMLIASAALATSAFAAPSSGTETNDNWRSGHGNLQWKNGDGTLCWRNSSWTPATAAKDCDGAIVPAPAPAPAPVAAPAPAPAPAAPAPAPVATKVTYAADAFFDFDKAVLKPEGKAKLDDLAGKVSGINLEVVIAVGHTDSVGSDKYNQSLSNRRAEAVKAYLVSKGIESNRIYTEGKGESQPVADNGTREGRAKNRRVEVEVVGTRAGK, from the coding sequence ATGAATAAACTGAACAAAGTGGCAATGTTGATTGCATCCGCTGCTCTGGCAACTAGTGCTTTCGCTGCGCCCTCCAGTGGCACCGAAACCAATGACAACTGGCGCAGTGGCCATGGCAATCTTCAATGGAAGAACGGCGACGGCACCCTGTGCTGGCGCAATTCCAGCTGGACGCCTGCCACGGCGGCCAAGGATTGTGATGGCGCCATTGTGCCGGCCCCGGCACCCGCACCCGCTCCAGTGGCCGCGCCTGCTCCCGCTCCGGCCCCAGCTGCACCTGCTCCCGCTCCGGTGGCCACCAAGGTGACCTACGCTGCAGACGCATTCTTTGACTTCGACAAGGCTGTGCTCAAGCCCGAAGGCAAAGCCAAGCTGGATGATTTGGCTGGCAAGGTTTCCGGCATCAATCTGGAAGTGGTGATTGCCGTGGGTCATACCGACTCCGTTGGCTCTGACAAATACAACCAGTCGCTGTCCAATCGCCGCGCCGAGGCTGTCAAAGCTTACTTGGTGAGCAAAGGCATCGAAAGCAATCGCATCTACACCGAAGGCAAGGGCGAGTCCCAGCCGGTGGCCGATAACGGCACCCGCGAAGGTCGCGCCAAGAACCGTCGCGTGGAAGTGGAAGTTGTCGGTACGCGCGCTGGCAAATAA
- the ubiG gene encoding bifunctional 2-polyprenyl-6-hydroxyphenol methylase/3-demethylubiquinol 3-O-methyltransferase UbiG — protein MNPTVNADPAELAKFSDLAHRWWDPESEFRPLHQINPLRLGWIDGLASLSGKNVLDVGCGGGILSDSMARKGAEVTGIDLAVKALKVAQLHALEAGTQHVSYREISAEALAQEQPGAFDVVTCMEMLEHVPDPASVVRACSALVKPGGWVFFSTINRNPKSFLFAIVGAEYLLQMLPKGTHEYAKMIRPSELASHCRAAGLELTQTRGMEFNPLTQRYWLSQDTSVNYLIATRKP, from the coding sequence ATGAATCCAACTGTCAATGCCGATCCCGCCGAACTGGCCAAATTCTCTGACCTTGCCCATCGTTGGTGGGATCCCGAGAGCGAATTCAGGCCCTTGCACCAGATCAATCCCTTGCGTCTGGGCTGGATCGACGGTCTGGCCAGCCTGAGTGGCAAAAACGTGCTCGATGTGGGGTGTGGGGGCGGCATCCTGTCGGATTCAATGGCACGCAAGGGCGCAGAGGTCACGGGCATCGATCTGGCCGTCAAGGCGCTCAAGGTGGCCCAGCTCCATGCGTTGGAGGCGGGGACGCAGCACGTGAGCTACCGGGAAATCAGCGCTGAGGCGCTGGCGCAGGAGCAGCCCGGTGCCTTTGATGTGGTGACCTGCATGGAAATGCTGGAGCACGTGCCGGACCCGGCTTCCGTGGTTCGAGCCTGCTCGGCGCTGGTGAAACCCGGTGGATGGGTGTTTTTCTCCACCATCAACCGCAACCCGAAGTCGTTCCTGTTTGCCATCGTGGGCGCCGAATACCTGCTGCAGATGCTGCCCAAGGGCACGCACGAGTACGCCAAGATGATTCGACCCAGCGAGTTGGCGAGCCATTGCCGTGCTGCCGGGCTGGAGCTGACGCAGACGCGTGGCATGGAATTCAACCCGCTCACCCAGCGCTACTGGCTGAGTCAGGACACCAGCGTGAACTACCTGATCGCGACACGAAAGCCATGA